In the genome of Flavobacterium panacagri, one region contains:
- a CDS encoding MmpS family transport accessory protein: MKAILKTFAIVLTLAFTAVSCSSDNDDKKSGSRDIRYEVSGNYTGKISATYTESGNGGQAVDINSLPWSKEFTASSDTYGAGITLIGTGGVVDQTLTVKIIVGGKVEKETTAKATSDGSIIAAPGSYVFPL, translated from the coding sequence ATGAAAGCGATTTTAAAAACTTTTGCAATTGTATTAACTCTTGCTTTTACTGCAGTTTCTTGCAGCAGCGACAATGATGATAAAAAATCTGGATCTAGAGATATTAGATATGAAGTTTCTGGAAATTATACAGGAAAAATTAGTGCAACATATACTGAATCTGGAAATGGCGGGCAAGCTGTAGACATTAATTCATTACCTTGGAGTAAAGAATTTACAGCTTCTTCAGATACTTATGGAGCTGGTATAACATTAATCGGAACAGGAGGAGTTGTAGATCAAACTCTTACCGTTAAGATTATTGTTGGTGGAAAAGTAGAGAAAGAAACTACTGCTAAAGCTACTAGTGACGGAAGTATTATAGCTGCTCCAGGGAGTTATGTTTTCCCTTTATAA
- a CDS encoding ATP-binding protein, with protein sequence MKKIHALLLFLSFSAISYSQVILSLDDDTAYIDSIANYTKNVKSDSIKSLNSFRLAKLFLMVQNGEKYKEYLEQGNRLKTKFPFIKDAALYYNAYNFVEKGDLNGYEKALLEANEKLKKYRYKEAYRLRAIVLQNYGILQQHKNNENAYMKLLVNEAIPIAKKSGDYELISGLSKAVAIIFMNNNEREKAAEYLDQAQKYIESATKKSATLAESKMETYIINAENLVELKHFYDAKSILDKAFEILKEYPESNLNDSYFYSEGIYYAKQNKHNEALVSYDKGIKSSAKHNNLVALNRLKFAEYEVLFKLKNYDKAKSNIEYLINNTPFIIDKKNYYKELSKVYNATKEYSKAYYYSNKYNVVNDSLNGDKLKNEIVELEAKYKKAESEKKISLLQSENEKAVLQVNNNRLNMMLFAVLSFLLFLTVLFLWSWNNYQKKLSYQKEVNHKQELDVLENEKKLSISNALIQGEEIERKRIARDLHDGLGSMLSGLKMHLNIADRDNKESNPNINEMLNDSIKELRNISQNLMPESLMKLGLEHALKDLCASHSTSETVIELQYLIKKSSVPQHFKVMIFRIIQELLNNALKYAKASQILVSCSQNKDVYFITVEDNGIGFNVKHAEKREGMGLRNIKNRVAFLNGKLEIDSVIGKGTSTYIELKI encoded by the coding sequence ATGAAGAAAATCCACGCCTTACTACTTTTTTTAAGTTTCTCTGCTATTTCCTATTCCCAGGTAATACTTTCATTAGATGATGATACGGCTTACATTGACAGTATTGCTAATTATACTAAAAATGTAAAGTCGGACAGTATTAAGAGTTTGAATAGTTTTAGATTGGCAAAATTATTCTTGATGGTTCAGAATGGGGAGAAATATAAAGAATATCTAGAGCAGGGAAACCGTCTGAAAACGAAATTTCCTTTTATAAAAGATGCAGCTCTTTATTACAATGCCTATAATTTTGTGGAAAAAGGGGATTTGAATGGTTACGAAAAAGCGCTGCTAGAAGCCAATGAAAAACTAAAAAAATACCGCTATAAAGAAGCGTATAGACTTCGAGCCATTGTGTTACAGAATTACGGAATTCTACAGCAACATAAGAATAACGAAAATGCTTACATGAAGCTTTTGGTAAATGAGGCAATCCCTATTGCGAAAAAGAGCGGTGATTATGAATTAATCAGTGGTTTGAGTAAAGCGGTTGCTATTATTTTTATGAATAATAACGAAAGAGAAAAGGCTGCAGAATATCTGGATCAAGCACAGAAATACATTGAAAGCGCGACTAAAAAATCGGCAACACTGGCAGAGTCCAAAATGGAAACTTATATTATTAATGCGGAGAATTTAGTAGAACTTAAGCATTTTTATGACGCTAAAAGTATTCTGGATAAAGCATTTGAGATTTTAAAAGAATATCCAGAATCCAACTTAAATGATTCTTATTTTTATTCGGAAGGAATTTATTATGCTAAACAAAATAAACATAACGAAGCTTTGGTGAGTTATGACAAAGGAATTAAATCTTCTGCAAAACATAATAATCTGGTAGCTTTAAACCGATTGAAATTTGCTGAATATGAGGTGCTTTTTAAGCTTAAGAACTATGATAAAGCGAAAAGCAATATAGAATATCTGATAAACAATACACCTTTTATAATAGATAAAAAGAATTACTACAAGGAATTGTCTAAAGTTTACAATGCGACTAAAGAGTACTCTAAAGCCTACTATTATTCTAATAAATACAATGTTGTTAATGATAGTCTTAACGGCGATAAATTAAAAAATGAAATTGTAGAGCTTGAAGCGAAATACAAAAAGGCGGAAAGCGAGAAAAAGATTTCTCTGTTACAGTCTGAAAATGAAAAAGCAGTTTTGCAGGTTAATAATAATCGTTTGAATATGATGCTTTTTGCAGTGCTTTCGTTTTTATTGTTTCTGACAGTTTTGTTTTTATGGAGCTGGAATAATTATCAGAAAAAACTAAGCTATCAGAAAGAAGTCAATCACAAGCAGGAATTGGATGTGCTTGAAAATGAAAAAAAATTATCAATTTCAAATGCTTTGATTCAAGGAGAGGAAATCGAGAGAAAAAGAATCGCCAGAGATTTACATGATGGACTCGGCAGTATGCTTTCAGGATTGAAAATGCATTTAAATATTGCAGATCGTGATAATAAAGAAAGTAATCCCAATATTAACGAAATGCTAAACGATTCTATTAAAGAACTTCGTAATATTTCTCAGAATTTAATGCCCGAAAGTTTAATGAAACTGGGATTAGAACATGCTTTAAAAGATTTATGTGCTTCACATTCTACTTCAGAAACAGTAATTGAATTGCAATATTTGATTAAAAAATCTAGTGTTCCACAACATTTTAAAGTCATGATTTTTAGAATTATTCAGGAACTTTTGAATAATGCTTTAAAATATGCCAAAGCTTCACAGATTTTGGTTTCTTGTTCTCAAAATAAAGATGTCTATTTTATTACTGTAGAAGATAATGGAATCGGATTTAACGTTAAACATGCAGAAAAACGTGAAGGAATGGGGCTGCGAAATATTAAAAACCGTGTCGCATTTTTGAACGGAAAACTTGAAATTGATTCGGTTATAGGTAAAGGGACTTCAACTTACATAGAGTTGAAAATTTAA
- a CDS encoding zinc metallopeptidase, protein MGSGYLIIAGAIMLFSWLVSSQLKSKFELYSKLQLRNGMSGREIAEKMLADNGITDVRVISTPGQLTDHYNPSDKTVNLSEAVYNHRNAAAAAVAAHECGHAVQHAIGYEWLTMRSKLVPIVSVASNFVQWILLAGILMIKVFPGLLLVGIVIFAATTLFTIITLPVEYDASNRALAWLENKHMLTQEEQAGAKDALKWAARTYLVAAIGSIATLLYYISIYAGNRRN, encoded by the coding sequence ATGGGATCAGGATACCTAATTATTGCTGGAGCTATCATGTTATTCAGCTGGCTGGTAAGCTCTCAGCTAAAGAGTAAATTTGAATTATACTCGAAATTGCAATTAAGAAATGGAATGAGCGGAAGAGAAATCGCTGAAAAAATGCTTGCAGATAACGGAATTACAGATGTTCGTGTGATTTCGACTCCAGGTCAGTTAACAGATCATTATAACCCTTCAGATAAAACAGTAAATTTAAGTGAAGCTGTTTATAATCATCGTAACGCGGCGGCGGCGGCGGTTGCGGCGCATGAATGTGGACACGCTGTCCAGCATGCAATTGGTTACGAATGGTTAACGATGCGTTCTAAATTAGTGCCAATTGTAAGTGTGGCTTCCAATTTTGTACAATGGATTTTACTTGCTGGAATTTTAATGATCAAAGTTTTTCCAGGCTTATTATTGGTTGGAATTGTCATTTTTGCTGCAACAACGTTATTTACCATTATTACGCTTCCAGTAGAATACGATGCAAGTAACAGAGCTTTAGCTTGGCTGGAAAACAAACATATGCTGACGCAAGAAGAACAAGCTGGAGCAAAAGATGCATTAAAATGGGCTGCAAGAACCTATTTAGTTGCGGCAATTGGATCTATAGCAACGTTGTTGTACTATATCTCGATTTACGCAGGGAATAGAAGAAACTAA
- a CDS encoding response regulator translates to MLYKTVIVDDHPIVISGIAGLLSELENIKIVEKFGSGIALLDYIEDHTVDLILMDIFLPVINGVDLCKTIKQKHPKVVIIGMSSQSERSLVMQFIQNGGNGYVLKNASFGEFKNCIYKAIDGEIVFSEEVKTIISQPLSEELERIPALSRRERDIALLLSQGKSTQEIADDLFLSFLTVQTHRRNILQKYKMKNVAELIAFLLKNNMLN, encoded by the coding sequence ATGCTATATAAAACAGTAATTGTAGACGATCATCCGATTGTGATTTCGGGTATCGCAGGTTTGTTGTCAGAGTTGGAGAATATTAAAATTGTAGAGAAATTTGGATCGGGAATAGCCTTGTTAGATTATATTGAAGACCATACTGTAGATTTGATTTTAATGGATATTTTTCTGCCAGTAATCAATGGCGTTGATTTATGTAAAACAATCAAACAGAAACATCCTAAGGTTGTAATTATAGGGATGAGCAGTCAGTCTGAAAGAAGTTTAGTTATGCAGTTTATTCAGAATGGAGGAAACGGTTATGTTTTGAAAAACGCCTCTTTTGGAGAGTTTAAAAATTGTATATACAAAGCGATTGATGGTGAAATTGTTTTTAGCGAAGAAGTTAAAACGATTATCAGTCAGCCATTATCTGAAGAATTAGAACGCATTCCTGCTTTGAGCAGAAGAGAGCGTGATATTGCATTATTGCTTTCACAAGGGAAATCGACTCAGGAAATTGCAGATGATTTGTTTTTGAGTTTTCTAACCGTTCAGACACACCGACGAAATATTCTTCAAAAATATAAAATGAAAAACGTAGCAGAATTAATTGCTTTTCTGCTAAAGAATAATATGCTGAATTGA